A region from the Poecilia reticulata strain Guanapo linkage group LG12, Guppy_female_1.0+MT, whole genome shotgun sequence genome encodes:
- the LOC108166778 gene encoding ankyrin-1-like, whose translation MAQAAKQLRKTKDLAEAAAQEQREKEEEKIKKRNRSRDRRRKADAATSFLRAARSGNLDKALDHIKNRIDINTSNQNGLNGLHLASKEGHVKMVLELLHSGIELEATTKKGNTALHIAALAGQEKVVAELVNYGANVNAQSHKGFSPLYMAAQENHLEVVKFLLENGANQSLPTEDGFTPLAVALQQGHENVVALLINYGTKGKVRLPALHIAARNDDTRTAAVLLQNDPNPDVLSKTGFTPLHIAAHYENMSVAQLLLNRGANVNFTPKVSFXEP comes from the exons ATGGCGCAAGCTGCCAAGCAGCTCCGCAAGACCAAGGACCTCGCAGAGGCCGCCGCCCAGGAGCAgcgggagaaggaggaggagaagatcaAAAAGAGGAATCGATCCAGAGACCGCAGACGCAAG GCGGATGCAGCCACCAGCTTCCTGCGTGCGGCTCGATCGGGGAACCTGGACAAGGCCCTGGATCACATTAAGAACAGGATAGACATCAACACCTCTAATCAA AATGGTCTTAATGGGTTACACCTGGCCTCTAAAGAGGGCCATGTCAAAATGGTTTTGGAGCTGCTGCACTCTGGCATTGAACTGGAAGCAACCACCAAG AAAGGGAACACGGCTCTCCATATCGCAGCTCTGGCGGGGCAGGAGAAAGTGGTGGCTGAGCTCGTCAACTACGGTGCCAACGTTAATGCTCAGTCACAT AAAGGCTTCAGTCCGCTCTACATGGCTGCACAGGAGAATCATTTAGAGGTGGTCAAGTTTCTGCTTGAGAACGGTGCAAATCAGAGTCTCCCAACTGAG GATGGCTTCACGCCCCTCGCGGTGGCCCTCCAGCAGGGCCATGAAAACGTYGTGGCGCTGCTCATCAACTACGGCACGAAGGGGAAGGTCCGCCTTCCAGCGCTCCACATAGCTGCACGAAACGACGACACTCGCACTGCCGCTGTCCTGCTGCAAAACGACCCCAACCCCGATGTACTCAGCAAG ACTGGTTTCACCCCGCTACATATCGCAGCTCACTATGAAAACATGAGTGTAgcgcagctgctgctgaacagaGGAGCAAATGTAAACTTCACCCCCAAGGTCAGTTTTYCTGAGCCTTGA